The Cyanobacteriota bacterium DNA segment AAGTGACCCAACAGATCCTAAAGAGTCGTTAGTTGCCATACCTATTAGGCACCATACCTGTCAAACATTACGTCCGTCGGCGGTTATCACGTTTGCCATTCGAGACCGCGTAGGGCTGTAGTGGCTCATCTCGTTTCAGATCTCGCCGAACATGGCTAATTCTGCGCCACCATGCCTGCATTTCTTCATTGCTGGGGTAAAGGGTGCGATACGAACGATCATCAGAGTCGTAAGAAATCAAGCAATGTACCTCCTATTGATTCGGTTATGTGCCCCATGCTAGCTCACTAGCGCGCACTTGGGTTGATATTACTGTTGGTATTACTAATGACAGAGTCAAACCATGACAGACCAAGAAACAACTGTATGCCTACTGTTAGCGATTGGCAACTCACGGCTGCACTGGGGCCTGTGTCAGGGATCGCAACTTCAGGCCACGTGGGATACAAATCATTTTACCGCTGATCAGAGCCATTCAGTTCTAGCATCACCCACTGCGCTAGCTACAGTGCACCCAGCCGCTGCCAAGTTGCCTCCATCACCAATACTAACAATCGCCTCCGTTGTTCCCTCCCAAACAGCCCTCTGGCAATCCTATCCCCATGTCAATATCCTAACCTTAGGTCATATCCCATTGCACGGACTATATCCAACCCTAGGAATTGACCGCGCTTTGGCTGCTTATGCTGCTGTGGAAACAATTGGAGCACCAGTTTTGGTCATTGATGGCGGCACTGCTCTAACGTTCACCGGGGTAGATGGCGATCGCAACTTAGTAGGAGGAGCCATTCTGCCTGGTCTAGCGCTACAATACCGTGCTCTTGCTAAGGCCACTGCCA contains these protein-coding regions:
- a CDS encoding pantothenate kinase — its product is MTDQETTVCLLLAIGNSRLHWGLCQGSQLQATWDTNHFTADQSHSVLASPTALATVHPAAAKLPPSPILTIASVVPSQTALWQSYPHVNILTLGHIPLHGLYPTLGIDRALAAYAAVETIGAPVLVIDGGTALTFTGVDGDRNLVGGAILPGLALQYRALAKATAMRSLPDIDSDHLPLHNWNICDRWAQTTVGAIHSGVIHTLLAGIQAFVHDWWQRFPQSAIVLTGGDSAQLLTWLQHHNPVLASQIHLAPHLVLQGMAIARVAN